A window of Tetrapisispora phaffii CBS 4417 chromosome 9, complete genome contains these coding sequences:
- the CSA1 gene encoding Csa1p (similar to Saccharomyces cerevisiae NBP1 (YLR457C) and YPR174C; ancestral locus Anc_7.531) → MLESVQGMARGFFGQDSEDRTPVDGRKHEYGDLEYMKAQRRKRMADRSSSARAHLMREVNGNESGEVLLNTVRNRNRGGVKKSVNGERRKGRMYQEKVEREMLAGRIARNQRNPGTLTKILSAIKTIFSPEAENMGRMKRVSESLDQLLPESNRISDSARCSQMEERRRMRERIGRSEAFKRKLLEKRNDEALLDQLKRGRPSYRQNDDIDRENETIDAEFSSDAKNDISRRDYNRKVKSRNLNIVDDQVFLLQKKVDSLESKLNIVEKELYLSKKKLKFAKEKNSLLESLLDDANIDSEYVKSRRDIKNLQKENLIPEADLPPSPRRTVNPLFTSSPMRKVSGSTKKNEEEVGKPTTSEFYNKYPKIPETEKLKQDIRERSLSPINIDYSKYSSPR, encoded by the coding sequence ATGTTAGAATCAGTACAGGGGATGGCTCGTGGGTTTTTTGGGCAAGATTCAGAAGATAGAACACCGGTAGATGGTCGCAAGCATGAATACGGTGATTTGGAATATATGAAGGCACAAAGACGTAAAAGAATGGCTGATAGATCAAGTTCAGCGAGGGCACATTTGATGAGAGAAGTGAACGGCAATGAAAGTGGTGAGGTGTTATTGAACACAGTGAGAAATCGTAATAGGGGAGGAGTGAAAAAATCTGTTAATGGCGAAAGGAGAAAAGGGAGAATGTATCAAGAGAAAGTTGAAAGGGAGATGCTTGCAGGGAGAATTGCTCGCAACCAAAGAAATCCTGGGACTTTAACGAAAATTTTAAGTGCAATTAAGACCATTTTTTCACCAGAAGCAGAGAATATGGGCAGAATGAAAAGAGTATCAGAAAGTTTGGATCAACTATTACCAGAGAGTAATAGAATTTCGGATTCTGCAAGATGTTCGCAAATGGAAGAGAGAAGAAGAATGAGAGAAAGAATCGGTAGGAGTGAAGcttttaaaagaaaattattggaGAAAAGGAATGATGAAGCGTTACTTGATCAATTAAAGAGAGGTAGACCATCGTATAGacaaaatgatgatattgatagAGAGAATGAAACTATAGACGCGGAATTTAGTAGTGATGCAAAGAATGATATATCAAGAAGAGACTATAATAGGAAAGTTAAATCtagaaatttaaatattgttgaTGATCAAGTCTTTCTGCTGCAAAAAAAAGTTGATAGTTTAGAGAGCAAATTGAATATAGTGGAGAAAGAACTGTACTTGTCCAAGAAGAAACTTAAATTTGCTAAGGAGAAAAATAGTCTATTAGAATCATTGTTAGATGATGCAAATATCGATAGTGAGTACGTCAAATCTAGAAGAGATATCAAAAACCtgcaaaaagaaaatttaattcCAGAGGCTGACTTGCCTCCATCTCCAAGGAGAACAGTAAACCCGTTGTTTACGTCGAGTCCCATGAGAAAAGTCAGTGGGAGTACAAAAAAGAACGAAGAAGAAGTAGGTAAACCGACAACCTCAGAA